In Tribolium castaneum strain GA2 chromosome 4, icTriCast1.1, whole genome shotgun sequence, one DNA window encodes the following:
- the jef gene encoding major facilitator superfamily domain-containing protein 6, with amino-acid sequence MESRDFDYPRSGVPQPQPGIRPLVDPEAHGEVDPSMYPQPKEATHKIRGKSDVLEMIFGPVDQELLIVKSFYFFFYSAFGSLFPLMGVYFKQMGMNAGQCGFLIGIRPFVEFLSAPFWGSLADRWQKGKLLLLASLAAWIIFTVPLGSIQPPPTSCMEIKNNTPTLTAPNVNTRMINKRSVMEQESEFERYTRFERATRPIPNAGQSPINVEFASNYKPKDHESWVQPIISSIVYRTQDIQKAFFLLILLVIIGEFFSAPAVTLADSAVITLLGEDADRYGHQRMFGSLGWGLAMFFVGIALDHSTAFPNHPCGPDKKEKNYTICFATFSVLMGAALITATQITFKYDDPPPAPATTTDTEKQPAPLSHEDQLQAQLAEQLQLPSLADTRASVNAQPAEEKTKIFAQTTREMPEWVTVLQQFKNLKCASFLFVAWFMGFGIGLIFTFLFWHLQDYGGSPTLFGVASVINHISEIFAYFFSFRLIRQMGHVKVLCLGLIGNTLRFLYISWLSNPWWVLPFEFMQGITHAAVWAACCSYLAHNTPPQLRSSAQGVLQGIHHGLGRGCGAVIGGLFVNSFGSTATFRGYGLICLVILGAFVFINFYRVDQGFVSELPQTEDPRQVAEETSHLAPHGVPSNPIPRALSSTRLHELSQQDGYGATYQMGQGGTLDIPGGGGNNSFMQQSSNDQRYSGFQMSSNLVQFPCGFSSEFTTLQTQQPLTTASSSYDW; translated from the exons ATGGAAAGTAGGGATTTCGACTACCCCCGAAGTGGGGTTCCCCAGCCCCAGCCGGGGATACGTCCGCTGGTGGATCCGGAGGCCCACGGCGAAGTCGATCCTTCCAT GTACCCCCAACCCAAAGAAGCAACGCACAAAATCCGGGGCAAATCGGACGTTCTCGAGATGATATTCGGGCCAGTGGACCAAGAGTTGTTGATCGTGAAGAGCTTctactttttcttttactcAGCTTTCGGGTCGCTGTTCCCCCTCATGGGGGTGTACTTCAAACAGATGGGCATGAATGCGGGCCAGTGCGGGTTCTTGATCGGGATTCGGCCGTTTGTGGAGTTCTTGTCGGCGCCGTTCTGGGGCAGCTTGGCCGATCGGTGGCAGAAGGGGAAGTTGCTGCTTCTGGCGTCGCTCGCGGCTTGGATCATCTTCACCGTGCCGTTGGGGTCGATACAACCGCCCCCGACGTCGTGTATGGAGATCAAGAACAACACACCTACCCTAACAGCGCCTAATGTGAACACCAGAATGATAAATAAGAGATCAGTGATGGAGCAAGAATCGGAATTTGAACG GTATACAAGGTTTGAGCGCGCTACGAGACCGATACCAAACGCGGGTCAATCGCCAATTAACGTCGAATTTGCGTCCAATTACAAGCCCAAGGACCACGAAAGCTGGGTGCAACCTATAATCTCCTCCATAGTTTACCGCACCCAAGACATCCAAAAAGCGTTCTTCCTCCTTATCCTCCTCGTGATAATCGGCGAATTTTTCAGCGCCCCTGCCGTGACGTTGGCCGACTCGGCTGTAATCACCCTCCTAGGGGAAGACGCCGATCGGTACGGCCACCAAAGGATGTTCGGGTCCTTGGGCTGGGGCCTAGCAATGTTCTTCGTTGGGATAGCTCTAGACCACTCAACGGCCTTCCCCAACCATCCCTGCGGTCCCGACAAGAAAGAAAAGAACTACACGATTTGCTTCGCAACTTTTTCCGTCCTAATGGGGGCGGCTTTGATAACAGCAACTCAGATAACGTTCAAATACGATGACCCGCCACCAGCGCCTGCCACCACCACCGATACCGAAAAACAACCAGCACCCTTGTCGCACGAAGACCAGCTGCAAGCCCAACTTGCCGAACAGTTGCAGTTACCGTCACTTGCCGATACTCGGGCTTCGGTTAATGCACAACCAGCCGAAGAAAAA ACGAAAATTTTCGCTCAAACGACCCGCGAAATGCCCGAATGGGTCACAGTTCTCCAACAGTTCAAAAATCTGAAGTGTGCCTCGTTTCTTTTCGTGGCGTGGTTTATGGGCTTTGGGATCGGGCTGATCTTTACTTTCCTCTTCTGGCACTTGCAAGACTATGGAGGCTCGCCCACTCTCTTCGGAGTGGCTTCTGTTATCAACCACATATCGGAAATCTTTGCctattttttcagctttagaCTTATAAGGCAGATGGGGCATGTGAAAGTGCTCTGTCTTGGGCTGATTGGTAACACGCTACGGTTTTTGTACATCTCTTGGCTCTCCAACCCCTGGTGGGTGCTACCGTTCGAATTCATGCAG GGAATCACCCACGCCGCCGTCTGGGCGGCTTGCTGCTCGTACCTGGCCCACAACACCCCTCCGCAGCTGCGTTCGTCCGCCCAGGGCGTGCTCCAGGGCATCCACCACGGGCTTGGGCGCGGTTGTGGTGCCGTAATCGGCGGCCTCTTCGTAAATTCCTTCGGCTCGACGGCCACTTTCCGCGGCTACGGTCTCATATGTCTCGTGATTCTCGGAGCTTTCGTCTTTATCAACTTCTACCGTGTGGATCAGGGCTTCGTGTCCGAGTTGCCTCAGACCGAGGATCCGAGACAAGTGGCCGAAGAAACGTCCCATCTTGCGCCCCATGGTGTCCCAAGTAACCCGATCCCGAGAGCTTTGTCCAGCACCCGACTCCACGAGCTTTCGCAGCAGGACGGATACGGCGCCACGTACCAGATGGGCCAAGGAGGGACTCTGGATATTCCGGGAGGAGGAGGGAATAACTCTTTTATGCAGCAGAGTAGCAACGATCAGCGGTATTCGGGGTTCCAG ATGAGTTCTAATTTGGTGCAGTTTCCGTGTGGATTTTCGTCCGAGTTTACGACTCTTCAGACGCAACAACCACTCACGACGGCTAGCTCTAGTTACGATTGGTAA
- the PSMG1 gene encoding uncharacterized protein PSMG1, with product MVFGEIVEPSTRALIDDEYEEYSDYIKPELKWEGTFKAPPDLDTLIFVEGSKILTLFNALILKEQDLVCMLKVAGLQIFNGKNGKYIISYSKNEITTGEIIEELVLWLRKAAHIYGLTSESAASYQNLQMSEKPETLIRKLSTEINLFPNYKKLESPNLVSGLGADILSFCIHTGLKATLFVVYMDSSPLDSINTTPIIQLIKLLDLDVNMSCTNLNPVPSNLYL from the exons ATGGTGTTTGGTGAAATTGTTGAGCCCTCAACTCGGGCCTTAATTGATGATGAATATGAAGAATATTCGGACTACATCAA GCCAGAATTAAAGTGGGAAGGAACATTTAAGGCGCCTCCAGACCTTgatactttgatttttgtcgaAGGAAGCAAAATACTGACACTCTTCAATgccttaattttgaaagagcaGGACCTTGTTTGTATGTTGAAAGTTGCAGGACTACAAATATTTAATGGAAAAAATGGCAAATATATCATTTCCTACTCTAAAAACGAAATAACAACTGGCGAA ATCATTGAAGAACTTGTCTTATGGCTTAGAAAGGCGGCACATATTTATGGGTTAACATCGGAATCTGCAGCTTCTTATCAGAATTTACAAATGTCAGAAAAACCCGAAACTTTGATTAGAAAACTTTCcacagaaattaatttgtttccgAATTATAAAAAGCTTGAGTCGCCAAATCTAGTGTCAGGGTTGGGTGCTGATATCTTGTCGTTCTGCATCCATACAGGGTTGAAGGCTACGCTATTTGTTGTTTACATGGACAGTTCACCCCTTGATTCAATTAATACTACCCCCATTATCCAGTTAATTAAGCTTCTGGATTTGGATGTGAACATGTCTTGTACAAATCTGAACCCCGTCCCCagcaatttatatttataa
- the LOC657632 gene encoding monocarboxylate transporter 12-B has protein sequence MSPPNGAPPGTAETEYLKVPTEPKPTPEEQQPLNDLVPEDDAEVVVPPDGGWGWVVVFASFMCNMIVDGIIFSFGAFIEPIKDEFHVTKAYVALVGSLMSGFYLIAGPFASAVANRYGFRLVAIMGSVLGAAAFALANFAPNVEYLCVMFGVIGGIGFGFIYVPSIITVGFYFEKWRALATGIGVCGSGIGTFMFAPITAYLIENLGWRTAILCQGTIVFACGSFGFLYRPLKPTKVHDIKGEGETELKMDPSKLPPITKMKMELALEAMKSNESCHNSQASINRMLGVNNNANYPRVSDVYHTISIPQQRALDGSSYEKRLSVPFISEADRMKNTGAKECLLQKSANPIIVPKGSRRGSAVDPEVNRPMYRDDIFFNASLTRLPQYTSRTSIAYNLSVTRLPTKNDIEEEKKSSCKMCPEAVKRTLATMLDYSLLCSPTFLLLALGGFFTMMGFYVPFMFLVSRAENANLAKEYTRFLISAIGISNTIGRVLCGVLSSFPGVNALFVTNAALTIGGIATIFSGFSMTAEYQFFYTAVFGLAISTFASLRSIVVVDLLGLEKLTNAFGLLLLFQGVAAIFGAPIAGAFTEATGSYDAGFYLSGSLILASAVMCYPLNYINRREMQKKKEMVENKSVPV, from the exons ATGTCGCCCCCGAACGGTGCTCCTCCAGGAACCGCCGAAACCGAGTACCTCAAAGTGCCCACCGAACCCAAACCGACCCCCGAAGAGCAACAACCCTTGAACGACCTCGTCCCCGAGGACGATGCAGAAGTGGTCGTGCCCCCCGACGGGGGCTGGGGCTGGGTCGTGGTTTTCGCCTCTTTCATGTGCAATATGATCGTCGATGGGATcattttctcgtttggggctTTCATCGAGCCCATCAAAGACGAATTTCACGTCACGAAAGCATATGTGGCGCTTGTGGGGTCTCTCATGTCCGGGTTTTATCTTATCGCTGGGCCCTTTGCCAGCGCTGTCGCCAACAGATATGGGTTTAGACTGGTGGCCATCATGGGGAGCGTCTTGGGGGCGGCGGCCTTCGCCTTGGCCAACTTCGCCCCCAACGTGGAGTATCTCTGCGTCATGTTTGGCGTTATAGGAG ggATTGGTTTCGGGTTTATCTACGTGCCGTCGATCATCACCGTTGGGTTTTATTTCGAGAAATGGCGGGCCTTGGCGACCGGAATCGGGGTTTGCGGTTCCGGTATCGGAACCTTTATGTTTGCCCCCATAACAGCATACCTGATCGAGAACCTTGGTTGGAGAACTGCGATTTTGTGCCAAGGCACTATTGTGTTCGCTTGTGGCAGTTTTGGGTTCCTCTACAG gCCGTTAAAACCGACAAAAGTCCATGATATTAAGGGTGAGGGAGAGACTGAACTTAAAATGGATCCGAGCAAACTGCCCCCCATTACTAAGATGAAGATGGAGCTGGCTCTCGAAGCCATGAAAAGTAATGAGTCTTGTCACAACAGCCAAGCCTCAATCAACCGCATGCTGGGGGTTAACAACAACGCGAACTACCCCCGAGTCTCGGACGTGTACCATACGATTAGCATTCCGCAGCAAAGGGCCCTGGACGGGTCCAGTTACGAGAAACGGTTGAGCGTGCCGTTTATTTCCGAAGCCGATCGGATGAAAAACACAGGAGCGAAGGAATGCTTGCTCCAGAAGAGTGCGAACCCGATTATAGTTCCTAAAGGTTCAAGACGGGGTTCTGCGGTTGACCCCGAGGTTAATCGACCAATGTACCGAGACGATATCTTCTTCAACGCTTCCTTAACACGTTTACCTCAATACACCTCTCGGACATCAATCGCCTACAACTTATCAGTCACGCGGTTACCGACGAAAAACGACATCGAGGAAGAGAAGAAAAGTTCTTGCAAAATGTGCCCAGAAGCCGTCAAACGAACTCTCGCCACAATGCTGGACTACAGTCTACTTTGCTCCCCAACCTTCCTCTTGCTAGCCCTTGGCGGCTTCTTCACCATGATGGGTTTCTACGTCCCGTTCATGTTCCTCGTAAGCCGGGCCGAGAACGCGAACCTGGCAAAAGAGTACACGAGGTTTCTCATCTCAGCTATTGGCATTTCCAACACAATCGGGCGTGTTTTGTGCGGCGTCCTTAGCTCTTTCCCCGGTGTTAACGCTCTGTTTGTGACAAACGCTGCGCTGACGATCGGCGGAATCGCAACAATATTCAGCGGTTTTTCCATGACTGCTGAATACCAATTCTTCTACACCGCGGTGTTTGGTTTAGCTATTT CAACCTTTGCGTCGCTGAGGTCAATCGTTGTGGTGGATCTTCTGGGGCTGGAGAAGTTAACGAATGCGTTTGGGTTGCTTTTGCTGTTTCAAGGAGTGGCGGCGATTTTCGGTGCCCCCATTGCTGGGGCGTTTACCGAAGCCACTGGGAGCTACGATGCTGGGTTTTATCTGTCGGGGAGTTTGATCCTTGCGTCGGCGGTTATGTGCTATCCTTTGAATTATATCAATAGGCGCGAGAtgcaaaagaaaaaagagatggtggaaaataaatcagttccagtttaa
- the LOC657397 gene encoding metabotropic glutamate receptor 5: MPLLRTTTLIALTVIQLFEPSSLTVNQDKRISAFLNGDFIIGALFPVHHQPSSKKRTVASLGIKCGEIRELYGIQRVEVTFQTLDKINKDPNLLPNLTLGVEIRDECWYAPVALQQSIELIRDAITPVSSYLDSCHNLTTSDAGQRGPLIGVVGPGSSSVALQVQNLLQLFHIPQVGYSTTSRDLSDKSRFNYFLRVVPSDYYQAQVILDIVRYYGWTYVSAVNTDENYGQSGIQAFRELAEEADVCIAREDSILSNAPDEGFDKVILNLKQDPNAYVVVCFCEGLTVRGLLKATRRLNMTNHFLFIGSDGWADRGDVTRGFEEEAWGALSIRIHSPYVKSFDEYYWSLKPHNNTRNPWFREFWESRFSCSLDGPPDDDSASVDTLNSTQSSTVNKTDSRKLCSGEESLLDKYRQDSKLSFVIKAVYSLAHALHDMQQDKCGPGTTGTCEKLLPFNGSLFKSYLMNVTFEYDEDIIEFDENGDPPGRYDIMNYQKLDDGSFDYVQVGNWHNRSLWWNQSRPMQFGRSRNVKSVCSEECPKGHYKNVQQGGKDKRCCWVCVPCPSGEILDEQGESCHRCPQGFVPDELKLKCLLLPIEHMQWWDTQAIVAMIFASLGFLSTFFAFMVFMKYNNTPVVKSSTKELCYIILAGMTVSHASVFAILTKPSMISCALSRVLPGLSFAMMYAALLTKTNRIARILAGSKKRFPTRKPLFMSATAQVVITCFLIAIEVFISGGMLHYQFPNIAHVYSTRRTLLECDTTPEAIVVPLAFDFVLIILCTIYAVKTRNVPENFNEAKFIGFAMYTTCVIWIAFVPIYFGSDSKVITLCMCVTLSAMVIWVFLFVPKLYIILVKPERNNRALFTTSKTIRCHIGSRVASAVSEKSSNNSWKESTVSGRDVPPQKRTLSCQTGNELLQVLLNPKALMEPYTVSANSFALPKITERDCCEADNCQVKKIIIELPDNPVLETISRGVNRDL, from the exons ATGCCGCTCCTTCGGACCACAACCCTTATCGCCTTGACGGTGATCCAGCTATTTGAGCCCTCATCCCTAACAGTCAACCAAGACAAACGCATATCAGCGTTCCTGAACGGCGATTTCATAATCGGTGCCTTATTCCCCGTGCACCACCAGCCGTCATCAAAGAAACGCACCGTCGCCAGCCTGGGCATCAAATGCGGGGAAATTCGCGAACTGTACGGCATCCAGCGCGTCGAAGTCACTTTCCAGACATTAGACAAGATCAACAAAGACCCCAATTTGCTGCCCAACCTCACTCTAGGGGTGGAGATCCGCGACGAGTGCTGGTATGCCCCGGTGGCGCTCCAGCAGAGCATCGAGCTCATCAGGGATGCCATCACCCCCGTGTCCTCCTACCTGGACTCCTGCCACAACCTCACGACCTCCGACGCCGGCCAGCGGGGGCCCCTTATCGGGGTTGTGGGGCCGGGGTCCAGCTCGGTGGCGCTGCAAGTCCAGAACTTGCTCCAGTTGTTCCATATTCCACAAGTGGGGTATTCCACCACTTCGAGGGATTTGTCCGATAAGAGcagatttaattatttcttgagGGTGGTGCCGTCGGATTATTACCAAGCGCAAGTTATTCTCGATATTGTGAGATATTACGGTTGGACGTACGTCTCGGCTGTCAATACCGATG AAAATTATGGCCAGTCGGGGATCCAAGCGTTTCGGGAGCTGGCCGAAGAAGCCGACGTTTGCATTGCACGGGAGGATTCGATTCTGAGCAATGCGCCCGACGAAGGCTTCGACAAAGTTATCCTCAATCTGAAGCAGGATCCCAACGCTTACGTCGTCGTCTGCTTTTGCGAAGGACTGACCGTCAGAGGACTCCTCAAGGCGACTCGGCGTCTCAACATGACCAATCATTTCTTATTCATAGGAAG TGATGGTTGGGCTGACCGAGGCGATGTAACTCGCGGTTTTGAAGAGGAGGCCTGGGGTGCACTTTCGATTCGAATTCACTCCCCGTACGTGAAGTCCTTCGACGAGTACTACTGGTCCTTGAAGCCCCATAACAACACCCGTAATCCATGGTTTAGGGAATTCTGGGAGTCCCGGTTTTCGTGCTCGCTTGACGGACCGCCAGACGATGACTCTGCGTCCGTCGATACTCTCAACTCCACACAAAGCTCTACCGTCAACAAGACAGACTCGAGAAAGCTTTGCAGCG GTGAAGAGAGTTTGCTAGACAAATATCGGCAAGATTCTAAGCTCAGCTTTGTCATTAAAGCTGTGTACAGTTTAGCGCACGCCTTGCATGACATGCAGCAGGACAAGTGTGGGCCCGGAACGACCGGAACGTGTGAAAAGCTCCTGCCCTTCAATGGGTCCTTGTTTAAG AGTTATTTGATGAACGTTACCTTTGAGTACGACGAAGATATAATAGAGTTTGATGAAAACGGGGATCCCCCGGGGCGTTATGACATTATGAATTATCAGAAGCTCGACGATGGGAGCTTTGATTATGTCCAGGTCGGTAACTGGCATAACAGAAGTTTGTGGTGGAATCAGTCGAGACCGATGCAGTTCGGTAGAAGCAGAAATGTCAAGTCGGTTTGCTCAGAGGAATGCCCGAAAGGACATTACAAA AACGTCCAGCAGGGCGGAAAGGACAAGCGCTGTTGCTGGGTGTGCGTGCCATGTCCCAGCGGAGAGATCCTAGATGAGCAAGGAGAGAGTTGCCACCGCTGCCCGCAAGGGTTCGTGCCGGACGAGCTGAAACTTA AGTGTCTCCTGCTGCCCATCGAGCACATGCAATGGTGGGACACGCAGGCCATCGTCGCCATGATCTTCGCCTCTCTGGGCTTCCTCAGCACGTTCTTCGCCTTCATGGTCTTCATGAAGTACAACAACACGCCGGTCGTCAAGTCCTCCACCAAGGAGCTGTGCTACATCATCCTGGCGGGCATGACCGTCTCGCACGCTAGCGTGTTCGCAATTCTGACGAAGCCGTCGATGATCTCGTGCGCGCTGAGCCGGGTCTTGCCCGGCCTGAGCTTCGCCATGATGTATGCGGCGCTGTTGACCAAAACCAACCGAATCGCCCGGATCCTGGCGGGGAGCAAGAAGCGCTTTCCCACGAGGAAACCCTTGTTCATGTCGGCGACGGCCCAAGTCGTCATCACGTGCTTCCTGATCGCTATCGAGGTTTTCATCTCGGGGGGGATGCTCCATTACCAATTCCCCAACATCGCACATGTGTACTCCACCAGGAGGACGCTCCTGGAGTGCGACACGACCCCGGAAGCCATCGTTGTCCCGCTCGCCTTTGACTTCGTCCTCATCATCCTCTGCACCATCTACGCCGTCAAGACGCGGAACGTCCCCGAGAACTTCAACGAAGCCAAATTCATCGGCTTCGCCATGTACACCACCTGCGTCATCTGGATCGCCTTCGTCCCCATCTACTTCGGGAGCGACTCGAAAGTCATCACGCTGTGCATGTGCGTGACGCTTAGTGCGATGGTGATTTGGGTCTTTCTTTTCGTCCCGAAACTCTATATAATTCTCGTGAAGCCGGAACGAAATAACCGGGCACTTTTCACGACCAGTAAGACTATCAGGTGCCACATTGGCTCAAGAGTGGCGTCTGCAGTTTCGGAGAAAAGCTCAAATAACAGTTGGAAGGAGAGCACGGTTTCAGGGAGGGATGTACCCCCACAAAAAAGAACGCTGTCGTGTCAGACGGGAAACGAACTTTTGCAAGTTTTACTGAACCCTAAAGCTCTCATGGAACCATACACAGTATCAGCCAACTCTTTTGCCCTTCCCAAAATTACAGAGAGGGACTGTTGCGAGGCTGATAACTGccaagtcaaaaaaatcatcatcGAGCTGCCTGACAATCCGGTTTTGGAAACCATTAGTCGGGGGGTAAACCGAGAcctttga
- the LOC103315241 gene encoding monocarboxylate transporter 3, with amino-acid sequence MEEEESKVSVATYSVRSTPSSYKSSFKLNEDEFIDTYITIPPDGGWGWIVVLASFLCNFVADGALYTFGIFLDDISKTYKSKAATVALGNSLMTGFYYMTGPITCALVNRVGFQITGGLGGIIAAVAFFFSTMTTTITQFVCVFGIIGGFGFGLVYVPSIVAVGFYFERWRALATSIAVTGSAAGIVGFPLIVEGLLGNYTWQTKFKVISGLCIATASLALLYRPLKPKRVWTTKDKKVVQFNSGDVADSIGSFHLDEKPGFIKRIINRFHNVTYPTHAQLHKESTFVINFPIGPSTSSVFITSVPEGSLTTFMRNTPSRSELRSERLDKLSTVYEDETDRKKGCCKECCNVKKCCGASNRPMYRDDIFYTGSLYTLPPQVSQVSKTSKVQQIKSLDHTLSVTRAEVLKEGTEERLHWRCCPESMLRTLVTMLNFDLLKSPAFICLVSSGFFTLLGMFVPFIYLIERADENKISRDVSYHLFTALGISNALGRIVSGVISSLPKAKPLIVSYISLFICGLSTFVSYFLRDVYSQFIYVSIFGLTIACLASLRTPIVVELLGLENLTNAFGLLLLIHGIAGFLGMPIAGRIVKLARSYNSAFLFSGSTLMLSAGLLIPIKRISEWEQNKKKTQL; translated from the exons ATGGAAGAGGAAGAAAGCAAAGTTTCGGTGGCCACATACTCAGTGCGCTCCACACCCTCAAGTTACAAATCCTCGTTTAAACTAAACGAAGACGAATTCATTGACACCTACATAACTATTCCTCCCGACGGTGGCTGGGGCTGGATCGTGGTCCTTGCCTCCTTTCTGTGCAATTTCGTAGCAGACGGAGCCTTGTACACTTTTGGAATATTCTTAGATGACATAAGTAAGACTTACAAGTCTAAAGCCGCAACTGTGGCTCTAGGAAATTCGTTAATGACCGGTTTCTATTACATGACGG GACCGATAACTTGCGCACTTGTTAACCGTGTGGGCTTTCAAATAACCGGCGGTCTTGGCGGGATTATAGCAGCGGTGGCTTTTTTCTTCAGCACAATGACGACTACCATAACGCAATTTGTGTGCGTTTTTGGGATTATTGGCGGTTTTGGATTTGGTCTCGTCTACGTTCCGTCAATTGTGGCCGTTGGGTTTTATTTCGAGCGGTGGAGAGCTTTAGCAACGTCTATTGCTGTGACGGGTTCCGCTGCTGGAATTGTGGGTTTCCCCTTGATAGTTGAGGGTTTGCTGGGTAATTACACCTGGCAGACCAAATTCAAAGTCATTTCGGGCCTGTGTATTGCAACAGCGTCTCTGGCTCTACTGTACCGCCCGCTCAAGCCGAAAAGAGTCTGGACAACCAAAGACAAGAAGGTTGTGCAGTTCAATTCGGGAGACGTTGCTGATTCGATTGGTTCGTTCCACTTGGACGAGAAACCCGGCTTTATTAAGCGGATTATCAATCGCTTTCACAATGTTACCTATCCGACTCATGCCCAACTGCACAAAGAGTCAACATTTGTTATCAATTTCCCGATTGGGCCGAGCACTTCGTCCGTTTTCATAACAAGTGTCCCGGAAGGGAGCTTGACAACGTTCATGCGAAACACTCCTTCGCGAAGCGAATTACGGTCGGAACGACTCGATAAACTCAGTACGGTCTATGAAGATGAAACCGATCGGAAAAAGGGTTGCTGCAAGGAGTGTTGTAATGTGAAAAAGTGTTGCGGAGCGTCCAACAGACCGATGTACCGAGACGATATTTTTTACACCGGATCGTTGTACACGCTACCACCGCAAGTTTCACAAGTTTCAAAGACCAGTAAA GTGCAACAAATAAAGAGTTTGGACCATACTCTCTCTGTCACAAGAGCTGAGGTTCTGAAGGAAGGTACTGAAGAACGGCTGCATTGGAGATGTTGTCCCGAATCTATGCTCAGGACTTTGGTCACAATGcttaattttgatttactGAAATCACCAGCGTTTATTTGTCTGGTTTCTAGCGGTTTCTTCACGCTGTTGGGGATGTTCGTCCCTTTTATCTACCTTATTGAACGAGCAGACGAAAATAAGATCAGTCGAGACGTCTCGTATCACTTGTTCACAGCTTTGGGAATATCTAACGCGTTGGGACGCATTGTAAGCGGGGTCATTTCGTCCCTTCCCAAAGCAAAACCTCTGATTGTGTCATACatcagtttatttatttgtggaTTATCCACCTTTGTTTCCTATTTTTTACGTGATGTCTACAGTCAGTTTATCTACGTCAGTATTTTTGGCCTAAcgattg CTTGTTTGGCCTCTTTGAGGACCCCGATTGTTGTGGAGCTGTTAGGATTAGAAAATCTAACAAATGCCTTTGGACTGTTGCTACTCATCCACGGAATTGCTGGATTTTTGGGAATGCCGATCGCTGGAAGGATCGTGAAACTTGCGAGATCCTACAACAGTGCCTTTCTTTTCTCAGGGAGCACTTTAATGCTAAGCGCTGGATTGTTAATTCCCATAAAACGAATATCGGAATGGgagcaaaataaaaagaaaactcaGTTATga